In a genomic window of Asterias rubens unplaced genomic scaffold, eAstRub1.3, whole genome shotgun sequence:
- the LOC117305878 gene encoding uncharacterized protein LOC117305878, whose product MDADAMKEALISQSENYLNPGEEDEPCTSSASQLNAGGASSYDHYQYPTETVGPKRGENPLRNTHQMKSSNGEPTDPNTDRCNNVAVDIERVRPPAPSTVVGMPVMYPRDSDVLPTAILMTFCCPVCGCMAISQARKARRLREAGKYTSSALASDASSWWAWSAALSGCFIILGMALSAMVFMLLKLIQA is encoded by the exons ATGGATGCAGACGCAATGAAAGAAG CTCTCATTTCTCAATCCGAGAACTATCTCAACCCTGGGGAGGAGGATGAACCTTGCACCTCATCGGCGTCACAGCTCAACGCTGGGGGCGCTAGTTCCTACGACCACTATCAATACCCAACCGAAACAGTGGGCCCGAAACGAGGGGAGAATCCATTGAGGAATACACATCAGATGAAGTCTAGCAATGGTGAACCCACCGACCCA AATACGGACCGATGCAATAACGTAGCAGTAGACATAGAGAGAGTAAGACCACCAGCGCCCTCTACGGTGGTTGGGATGCCGGTCATGTACCCACGAGATTCTGACGTACTTCCTACAGCAATACTGATGACGTTTTGCTGTCCTGTGTGTGGATGCATGGCGATATCACAAGCTAGAAAA GCGCGACGATTACGAGAGGCAGGGAAGTACACGTCATCGGCGCTTGCATCGGATGCTTCCTCCTGGTGGGCGTGGTCAGCTGCCCTCTCGGGGTGCTTCATCATCCTAGGCATGGCTTTATCCGCAATGGTCTTCATGCTATTGAAACTGATTCAAGCATAG
- the LOC117305879 gene encoding uncharacterized protein LOC117305879 → MDDDMKTDLVENAVGVNIDEPPPPPYNFASPPAGEHGQQLPPAFTEQPNVGGMYPDQSPSILQNPTLQAQPTTAAVFAHEECFAECVRFCWCRPLGWLAKEELTRARSLYMAGDYDGAQAAARCANAWSVAGLISGIILCAGIGVGTYFLVTNLY, encoded by the exons ATGGATGACGATATGAAAACAg ATTTGGTGGAGAATGCTGTAGGAGTTAACATTGACGAGCCACCACCACCACCGTACAAT tTTGCGTCACCCCCTGCAGGCGAGCATGGACAGCAGTTGCCACCCGCTTTTACAGAACAG CCAAATGTCGGAGGCATGTACCCGGACCAATCTCCCAGTATTCTACAAAATCCAACTTTGCAA GCGCAACCGACGACAGCAGCAGTCTTTGCTCACGAGGAATGCTTCGCAGAATGTGTTCGTTTCTGTTGGTGCCGCCCTCTTGGTTGGCTGGCAAAGGAAGAGCTTACACGG GCCCGATCTCTGTATATGGCAGGGGACTACGATGGCGCACAAGCTGCAGCAAGGTGCGCTAATGCATGGAGTGTGGCTGGTCTGATATCTGGTATCATCTTATGTGCTGGTATAGGGGTTGGAACTTATTTCCTCGTCACCAACCTTTACTAA
- the LOC117305869 gene encoding short neurotoxin 342-like, translated as MRVLCVLLILAVIGHSLALKCKKCTGAACAAKLTSGDCTESFCYRKSKEYVLLEAGCGTTALCTKEECKSESNGITKCCCKKDDCNSAGAVTFNLVALVTLVTATFVF; from the exons ATGAGGGTCCTGTGTGTGCTTTTAATTCTGGCCGTTATTG GACACAGTCTGGCGCTCAAATGCAAGAAGTGCACCGGGGCAGCGTGTGCTGCCAAGTTGACGTCAGGGGATTGCACCGAGTCCTTCTGTTAT CGAAAAAGTAAGGAATACGTGCTTCTTGAGGCTGGTTGCGGAACCACAGCCTTGTGCACAAAGGAGGAGTGCAAGTCCGAATCCAATGGCATCACTAAATGCTGCTGCAAAAAAGATGACTGCAACAGCGCAGGTGCTGTGACCTTCAACCTGGTTGCCCTTGTAACGCTGGTTACAGCAACATTCGTGTTTTAG
- the LOC117305881 gene encoding uncharacterized protein LOC117305881: MPSVQDVLAHQARDERLSFYSSPRFCRRSRLDNELVREKPDEFGWLRAFDPKRCVSSKLPPVMASSKTPPRPASACMIGRTRTQSDADSASLSDKDCSNSIPRTPPIDGGKSTTNPTQRRNRRPISLVMDNHKSLSSLDVNSNDNYPKPKQEREVSTGSPRSKKFLSVERSAVESLSKSCGDLRQGDTESPSFMRQLHQQLPDPLRCPSHLSLCSVQVSTPTQTDSHAGSRVSLLSEGVDSYEGLYERAYRATFVVGSTELPNIAEGKKERERMVREWLAKQAEAEDTGINVNGPSSS, from the coding sequence ATGCCTTCAGTGCAAGACGTGCTAGCCCACCAAGCCCGTGACGAACGACTTAGCTTCTACAGCTCGCCAAGATTCTGTCGACGGAGTCGACTGGATAACGAGTTGGTCCGTGAGAAACCAGACGAATTCGGCTGGCTGAGGGCATTCGATCCGAAGAGGTGCGTCTCGTCGAAGTTACCGCCCGTCATGGCGAGCAGCAAGACCCCACCCCGTCCGGCGTCCGCGTGTATGATCGGACGCACGCGGACGCAGTCCGATGCGGACTCGGCATCACTCAGCGATAAAGACTGTTCTAATTCCATCCCACGTACTCCTCCAATTGATGGTGGTAAGTCAACAACCAACCCCACCCAGCGACGAAACAGGCGGCCGATATCACTCGTCATGGACAATCACAAATCGTTGAGTAGTTTAGACGTGAACTCAAACGACAACTACCCTAAACCCAAGCAGGAGCGGGAGGTATCCACCGGTTCGCCACGCTCTAAGAAATTCCTCTCCGTTGAACGGAGCGCTGTGGAGAGCCTGAGCAAAAGTTGCGGTGATTTGAGGCAGGGGGACACCGAGTCGCCATCTTTCATGAGGCAACTTCACCAACAGCTTCCGGACCCACTGCGATGCCCGAGTCATTTATCCCTTTGTTCGGTCCAAGTATCCACCCCAACCCAGACCGACTCCCACGCCGGTAGTCGGGTCAGCTTACTCTCTGAAGGAGTGGACTCGTACGAAGGACTTTACGAGCGTGCATACCGAGCAACGTTCGTGGTGGGCTCGACCGAGTTGCCGAACATTGCCGAAGGTAAGAAGGAACGAGAGAGGATGGTTCGCGAATGGTTAGCCAAGCAAGCTGAGGCCGAGGATACGGGGATTAATGTCAATGGACCCTCTTCGTCCTAG